A section of the Streptomyces sp. Je 1-369 genome encodes:
- a CDS encoding amino acid ABC transporter permease: MNVLLDHFAEFREGFIGTVWLTVASSVLALFLGVVLAGFRVSPVPPLRFFGAAWVTLFRNTPLTLLFLTIWFAVPQVFDFGFDPWTKALIVLSVYTSSFVCEAVRSGINTVPIGQAEAARSLGMTFFQTLGTIVLPQAVRTVLPPLSSIFIALTKNSAIAGAFSVTELFGWQKVLSDQGFAIAWLFLWVALGYLVITFTISGLFRLLERSLEVAR; this comes from the coding sequence GTGAATGTACTTCTCGACCACTTCGCGGAATTCCGCGAGGGATTCATAGGCACGGTCTGGCTGACCGTGGCCAGCAGCGTGCTCGCGCTGTTCCTCGGTGTCGTGCTCGCCGGTTTCCGGGTCTCCCCCGTACCGCCGCTGCGGTTCTTCGGTGCCGCCTGGGTCACCCTCTTCCGGAACACGCCGCTGACGCTGCTCTTCCTCACCATCTGGTTCGCCGTGCCGCAGGTCTTCGACTTCGGCTTCGACCCGTGGACCAAGGCGCTGATCGTGCTCAGCGTCTACACCTCGTCGTTCGTCTGCGAGGCCGTACGGTCCGGTATCAACACCGTGCCGATCGGGCAGGCCGAGGCCGCCCGCTCCCTCGGCATGACGTTCTTCCAGACGCTGGGCACGATCGTCCTGCCCCAGGCCGTGCGCACCGTCCTGCCGCCGCTGAGCAGCATCTTCATCGCGCTGACCAAGAACTCCGCCATCGCGGGCGCCTTCAGCGTCACGGAACTGTTCGGCTGGCAGAAGGTCCTCAGCGACCAGGGCTTCGCCATCGCCTGGCTCTTCCTCTGGGTGGCGCTCGGCTACCTCGTGATCACATTCACCATCAGCGGCCTGTTCCGGCTGCTCGAGCGGAGCCTGGAGGTCGCACGATGA
- a CDS encoding glutamate ABC transporter substrate-binding protein — protein sequence MKLRKSAAAAAVVAALALTATACGGEEGTAGDKPKDPTGGKNAPKLPTYAVKSDVKVDSSVLKKAQKSGKIVIGAKDDQPYLGFKDSAGKRSGFDIEIAKMVAADLGFKPDQIEFKTIDSGVRETTISKGDVDLYVGTYTINDERKKQVGFAGPYFMAGADLLVRSDEKDITGPDTVKGKKVCSIVGSTPLQEIKKSKYGAKTVELAKYSECVQQLINKEVDAVTTDDAILKGYAAQQPDALKVVGKPFTKEPYGIGMSKGDKALRDAVADAVEAHQKNGDYKKAYDATLGLSKSEYTEPPALERY from the coding sequence ATGAAGCTCCGCAAGTCCGCTGCTGCGGCGGCCGTTGTCGCCGCCCTCGCCCTGACCGCCACGGCATGCGGCGGCGAGGAGGGCACGGCCGGCGACAAGCCGAAGGACCCGACCGGCGGCAAGAACGCGCCCAAGCTGCCCACGTACGCCGTGAAGTCCGACGTCAAGGTCGACTCCTCGGTCCTGAAGAAGGCCCAGAAGTCCGGCAAGATCGTTATCGGTGCCAAGGACGACCAGCCGTACCTGGGCTTCAAGGACAGCGCCGGCAAGCGCTCCGGTTTCGACATCGAGATCGCCAAGATGGTCGCCGCCGACCTCGGCTTCAAGCCCGACCAGATCGAGTTCAAGACGATCGACTCCGGTGTCCGCGAGACCACCATCTCCAAGGGCGACGTCGACCTCTACGTAGGTACGTACACGATCAACGACGAGCGCAAGAAGCAGGTCGGCTTCGCCGGTCCGTACTTCATGGCGGGCGCCGACCTCCTCGTCCGCTCGGATGAGAAGGACATCACCGGTCCGGACACCGTGAAGGGCAAGAAGGTCTGCTCCATCGTCGGCTCCACTCCGCTCCAGGAGATCAAGAAGTCGAAGTACGGCGCGAAGACCGTCGAGCTGGCCAAGTACTCCGAGTGCGTGCAGCAGCTCATCAACAAGGAGGTCGACGCCGTCACCACCGACGACGCCATCCTCAAGGGGTACGCGGCCCAGCAGCCGGACGCCCTGAAGGTCGTCGGCAAGCCCTTCACCAAGGAGCCGTACGGCATCGGCATGAGCAAGGGCGACAAGGCCCTGCGCGACGCCGTGGCGGACGCCGTCGAGGCGCACCAGAAGAACGGCGACTACAAGAAGGCGTACGACGCGACGCTCGGCCTGTCGAAGTCCGAGTACACCGAGCCGCCGGCCCTCGAGCGCTACTGA
- a CDS encoding amino acid ABC transporter ATP-binding protein, producing the protein MTEVSVTKDAIPPGADDLVVLKNVNKHFGALHVLQDIDLTIARGEVVVVIGPSGSGKSTLCRAVNRLETIDSGSISIDGKPLPQEGKELAKLRADVGMVFQSFNLFAHKTVLENVTLGQTKVRKIGKAEAEAKARGLLDRVGVASQADKYPAQLSGGQQQRVAIARALAMDPKVMLFDEPTSALDPEMINEVLEVMQQLARDGMTMVVVTHEMGFARSAANRVVFMADGRIVEEAVPDQFFNNPRSDRAKDFLSKILKH; encoded by the coding sequence GTGACCGAAGTATCGGTGACCAAGGACGCGATACCGCCCGGGGCGGACGACCTGGTCGTGCTGAAGAACGTCAACAAGCACTTCGGCGCTCTGCACGTGCTCCAGGACATCGACCTGACCATCGCCCGCGGTGAGGTCGTCGTCGTGATCGGCCCCTCCGGGTCCGGCAAGTCGACCCTGTGCCGCGCCGTCAACCGCCTGGAGACGATCGATTCGGGAAGCATCTCGATCGACGGCAAGCCGCTGCCCCAGGAGGGCAAGGAGCTCGCGAAGCTCCGCGCGGACGTGGGCATGGTCTTCCAGTCGTTCAACCTCTTCGCGCACAAGACCGTGCTCGAGAACGTGACGCTGGGCCAGACCAAGGTGCGCAAGATCGGCAAGGCGGAGGCGGAGGCGAAGGCACGCGGTCTGCTCGACCGTGTGGGCGTCGCCTCCCAGGCCGACAAGTACCCCGCGCAGCTCTCCGGAGGCCAGCAGCAACGCGTCGCCATCGCGCGCGCGTTGGCGATGGACCCCAAGGTGATGCTCTTCGACGAGCCCACGTCGGCGCTCGACCCGGAGATGATCAACGAGGTCCTCGAGGTCATGCAGCAGCTCGCCAGGGACGGGATGACGATGGTCGTCGTCACCCACGAGATGGGCTTCGCCCGTTCCGCGGCCAACCGTGTCGTCTTCATGGCAGACGGCCGGATCGTCGAAGAGGCCGTGCCGGATCAGTTCTTCAACAACCCGCGCAGCGACCGGGCCAAGGACTTCCTGTCGAAGATCCTTAAGCACTGA
- a CDS encoding response regulator transcription factor, whose product MRLLLVEDDDHVAAALSAVLARHGFDVKHARSGEEALQALLPAETPPFGVVLLDLGLPDQDGYEVCGKIRKRGSTPVIMVTARADVRSRIHGLNLGADDYVVKPYDTGELIARIHAVIRRPTPGGAPASEDGDLRLGPVHIELPTRQVTVEGSVVQLTRKEFDLLALLAQRPGVVFRREQIISEVWRTSWEGTGRTLEVHVASLRAKLHMPALIETVRGVGYRLVAPAA is encoded by the coding sequence ATGAGACTGCTTCTCGTCGAGGACGACGACCATGTGGCGGCCGCCCTGTCCGCCGTCCTCGCCCGGCACGGCTTCGACGTCAAGCACGCCCGCAGCGGCGAGGAGGCTCTGCAGGCCCTGTTGCCCGCGGAAACGCCCCCCTTCGGAGTGGTGCTTCTCGACCTGGGCCTGCCCGACCAGGACGGCTACGAGGTGTGCGGCAAGATCCGCAAGCGCGGCTCGACACCCGTGATCATGGTGACGGCCCGCGCGGACGTACGCTCCCGGATCCACGGCCTCAACCTCGGAGCCGATGACTACGTAGTGAAGCCGTACGACACCGGGGAGCTCATCGCCCGCATCCATGCCGTCATCCGGCGACCCACCCCCGGCGGCGCGCCGGCATCGGAGGACGGCGACCTGCGGCTCGGGCCCGTGCACATCGAGCTGCCCACCCGGCAGGTCACCGTTGAGGGGTCGGTCGTCCAACTGACCCGCAAGGAGTTCGACTTGCTCGCTCTTCTCGCGCAGCGCCCCGGAGTGGTGTTCCGCCGGGAGCAGATCATCAGCGAAGTGTGGCGCACCAGTTGGGAAGGGACAGGGCGCACGCTGGAGGTGCACGTGGCCTCCCTGCGCGCCAAACTGCACATGCCGGCCCTGATCGAGACCGTGCGCGGCGTCGGCTACCGCCTCGTCGCCCCGGCCGCGTAG
- a CDS encoding sensor histidine kinase, protein MRSRLLPLLIVLMAGVLLALGFPLAVSVAAAQQQKVVVDRIDDTARFASLAQFVTKRPTGPVGLGGTDERRETLQNELDDYYDVYGIRAGVFYRDDGAMAKSPSDWFLPRRGALRSAFEEALRSRGSHDPEQVWPWQRGRLAVASPVIKDGDVIAVVVTDSPTGRMRSQTLHGWLLIAAGESAAMLLAVGAALRLTGWVLRPVRILDATTHDIATGRLKSRVAAAGGPPELRRLARSFNEMADNVQDVLEQQRAFVADASHQLRNPLSALLLRIELLALELPEGNEEVASVRTEGKRLAQVLDDLLDLALAEHAAADLSVVDIGALTAERVAAWRPLADGRGVRLTGSCPATTGWADPIALSSALDAVIDNALKFTPEGGAVQVAVASSNGTTTVVVTDGGPGLTEDELARVGDRFWRSNRHQNVQGSGLGLSISRTLLAAGGGSIAYARHEPHGLRVTVSIPRSEPLGVA, encoded by the coding sequence GTGCGTTCCCGCCTCCTCCCGCTGCTGATCGTCCTCATGGCGGGTGTACTGCTCGCCCTCGGCTTCCCGCTCGCCGTCAGCGTCGCCGCGGCCCAGCAGCAGAAGGTCGTCGTCGACCGCATCGACGACACGGCCCGCTTCGCCTCGCTCGCGCAGTTCGTCACCAAACGTCCCACGGGCCCCGTGGGACTGGGCGGCACCGACGAACGCCGCGAGACACTGCAGAACGAACTGGATGACTACTACGACGTCTACGGCATCCGCGCGGGCGTCTTCTACCGCGACGACGGCGCCATGGCCAAGTCCCCCAGCGACTGGTTCCTGCCCCGCCGCGGAGCCCTGCGCAGCGCCTTCGAGGAGGCGCTGCGCTCCCGCGGCAGCCACGACCCCGAGCAGGTCTGGCCGTGGCAGCGGGGGCGGCTTGCGGTCGCCTCCCCGGTGATCAAGGACGGCGACGTGATCGCGGTCGTCGTCACGGACTCGCCGACCGGACGCATGCGCTCCCAGACGCTGCACGGCTGGCTGCTCATCGCCGCGGGCGAGTCGGCGGCGATGCTCCTGGCCGTCGGCGCGGCCCTGCGGCTCACCGGCTGGGTGCTGCGCCCGGTGCGGATCCTGGACGCGACCACGCACGACATAGCGACCGGACGCCTCAAGTCCCGGGTCGCGGCGGCGGGCGGTCCACCGGAACTAAGGCGCCTCGCCCGTTCGTTCAACGAAATGGCCGACAACGTCCAGGACGTCCTGGAGCAGCAGCGCGCCTTCGTCGCCGACGCCTCCCACCAACTGCGCAACCCCCTCTCGGCGCTCCTGCTCCGCATCGAGCTCCTCGCACTCGAACTGCCCGAGGGCAACGAAGAGGTCGCCTCGGTCCGCACCGAGGGCAAGCGGCTCGCGCAGGTCCTCGACGACCTGCTCGACCTCGCGCTGGCCGAGCACGCCGCGGCGGACCTGAGCGTCGTCGACATCGGAGCGCTCACCGCCGAGCGCGTCGCCGCCTGGCGGCCGCTCGCCGACGGGCGGGGCGTGCGGCTGACGGGCAGCTGTCCGGCCACCACCGGCTGGGCCGACCCGATCGCCCTCTCCAGTGCGCTGGACGCGGTGATCGACAACGCCCTGAAGTTCACGCCCGAGGGAGGGGCCGTGCAGGTCGCGGTCGCGTCGAGCAACGGAACGACGACCGTCGTGGTCACCGACGGCGGGCCCGGCCTGACCGAGGACGAGCTCGCCCGCGTCGGCGACCGTTTCTGGCGCAGCAACCGCCACCAGAACGTGCAGGGCTCGGGGCTCGGCCTCTCCATCTCGCGGACTCTGCTCGCGGCGGGCGGCGGCTCCATCGCGTACGCGCGCCACGAACCGCACGGCCTGCGGGTGACGGTCAGCATCCCGCGCAGCGAGCCCCTGGGCGTGGCCTGA